Proteins found in one Haloferax litoreum genomic segment:
- a CDS encoding DUF7522 family protein, with product MTRSSIDVSQTFTDAIVSTVRTTLGDSLRSVVYFTRDDFETLYVRQDLYGGDEEKIRSVKGALVENERAAFGPQETYGTTGTDSEGSEGPEFGEYEFTLRVFSDGFVGRAVVGDHGIIVTTDELEFSEFEEMEVAICQILEEETTA from the coding sequence ATGACACGTTCGTCCATTGACGTTTCACAGACCTTCACAGACGCCATCGTTTCGACAGTCCGCACGACGCTCGGCGACTCCCTCCGAAGCGTGGTCTACTTCACCCGCGACGACTTCGAGACGCTCTACGTTCGACAGGACCTCTACGGCGGCGACGAGGAGAAGATTCGCTCGGTGAAAGGTGCCCTCGTCGAAAACGAGCGAGCAGCGTTCGGACCACAGGAGACCTACGGCACGACCGGAACGGACAGCGAGGGTTCCGAAGGGCCGGAGTTCGGCGAGTACGAGTTCACGCTTCGCGTGTTCTCGGACGGGTTCGTCGGCCGGGCCGTCGTCGGCGACCACGGCATCATCGTGACCACCGACGAACTCGAATTCTCGGAGTTCGAGGAGATGGAAGTGGCAATCTGCCAGATACTCGAAGAAGAAACGACTGCCTGA
- a CDS encoding alpha-ketoacid dehydrogenase subunit beta translates to MATESRDFTEATETDRELTMSRAMVEAIAWEMRENEEVFYMGEDVADYGGIFSSTTGLLDEFGRDRVMDVPISETAFLGAAVGAAQAGMRPIAELMFVDFFGVAMDQIYNNMAKNTYMSGGSFSVPMVLTTAVGGTYNDAGQHSQTLYGTFAHLPGMKVVVPSTAYDAKGLMHSAIRDDDPVVYMFHKRLMGLGWMPSPPGPKTGVPEEDYTIPFGEADIKRHGSDVTVVTLGLHVHRALDAASQLEDDGIDAEVVDLRTLVPLDTETILDSVRKTGKLLVVDEDYQSFGVTGEIIARAAEGALDDLSAVKRLAIPDVPIPYARSLEDEVNPGTDDIAAAIRELHE, encoded by the coding sequence ATGGCGACTGAATCACGAGACTTCACCGAAGCGACAGAGACGGACCGCGAACTGACCATGAGTCGCGCGATGGTCGAAGCCATCGCGTGGGAGATGCGCGAGAACGAAGAGGTGTTCTACATGGGCGAGGACGTCGCCGACTACGGCGGCATCTTCTCCAGTACGACCGGCCTCTTAGACGAGTTCGGGCGTGACCGCGTGATGGACGTTCCCATCAGCGAGACTGCCTTCCTCGGTGCCGCCGTCGGGGCGGCACAGGCCGGCATGCGGCCGATTGCCGAACTGATGTTCGTCGACTTCTTCGGCGTCGCCATGGACCAAATCTACAACAACATGGCGAAGAACACCTACATGAGCGGTGGGTCGTTCTCCGTCCCGATGGTGTTGACCACCGCCGTCGGCGGCACCTACAACGACGCCGGCCAGCACTCCCAGACGCTCTACGGGACGTTCGCACACCTTCCGGGCATGAAAGTCGTCGTCCCGAGTACGGCCTACGACGCAAAGGGCCTGATGCACAGCGCCATCCGCGACGACGACCCGGTCGTCTACATGTTCCACAAGCGCCTGATGGGCCTCGGGTGGATGCCCTCGCCGCCGGGCCCGAAGACGGGCGTGCCGGAAGAAGACTACACGATTCCGTTTGGCGAAGCAGATATCAAGCGCCACGGGAGCGACGTGACCGTCGTCACCCTCGGCCTGCACGTCCACCGGGCACTCGACGCGGCGAGCCAACTCGAAGACGACGGCATCGACGCCGAAGTCGTCGACCTGCGAACGCTCGTCCCCCTCGACACCGAGACCATCCTCGACTCGGTCCGCAAGACCGGCAAGCTCCTCGTCGTCGACGAGGACTACCAGTCGTTCGGCGTGACGGGCGAAATCATCGCCCGCGCGGCGGAAGGCGCACTCGACGACCTCTCGGCGGTCAAGCGCCTCGCCATCCCGGACGTGCCGATTCCGTACGCTCGGTCACTGGAAGACGAAGTCAACCCCGGCACCGACGATATCGCGGCGGCCATCCGCGAACTCCACGAATGA
- the icd gene encoding isocitrate dehydrogenase (NADP(+)), with product MSYDQIEVPEGGEKITFEDGELSVPDNPIIPIIHGDGIGTDVGPAAQKVLDAAAEATGRSVSWMRVYAGASARDKYDENLPEDTVSAIRDHRVAIKGPLTTPVGAGFRSLNVALRKKLDMYANVRPTYHLDGVPSPVKNPSAMDMVTFRENTEDVYAGIEWEAGTDEVQQVKEFVEEEMGATGVIHDGPVGIGIKPITEFGTKRLVREAIEYALENDRDSVTLVHKGNIMKFTEGAFRDWGYELAEEEFGDVTITEDELWEEYDGEKPEDKVVVKDRIADNMLQQLLTRTADYDVIATMNLNGDYMSDAAGAQIGGLGIAPGANFGEGLCLAEPVHGSAPKYAGQDKVNPTAMILSGRLMFEYMGWKDAGKLIRDAVEKTISEGDVTYDLHRQIEGGTKLATSEYADKVVENIHELA from the coding sequence ATGAGTTACGACCAGATCGAGGTTCCTGAAGGCGGCGAGAAAATCACGTTCGAGGACGGCGAACTCTCTGTTCCCGACAACCCGATTATTCCGATCATCCACGGCGACGGAATCGGAACGGACGTCGGTCCAGCCGCACAGAAGGTTCTCGACGCTGCCGCAGAGGCGACGGGTCGCTCTGTATCCTGGATGCGCGTCTACGCCGGCGCATCTGCCCGTGACAAGTACGACGAGAATCTCCCCGAAGACACCGTCAGCGCCATCCGCGACCACCGCGTCGCCATCAAGGGCCCGCTCACGACGCCCGTCGGCGCAGGCTTCCGCTCGCTGAACGTCGCGCTCCGCAAGAAGCTCGACATGTACGCGAACGTCCGCCCGACGTACCACCTCGATGGTGTCCCATCGCCCGTCAAGAACCCCTCGGCGATGGACATGGTCACGTTCCGTGAGAACACCGAGGACGTCTACGCCGGCATCGAGTGGGAAGCCGGCACCGACGAAGTCCAGCAGGTCAAGGAGTTCGTCGAAGAGGAGATGGGCGCAACTGGCGTCATCCACGACGGCCCAGTCGGCATCGGCATCAAGCCCATCACCGAATTCGGGACGAAGCGTCTCGTCCGCGAGGCAATCGAGTACGCCCTCGAAAACGACCGTGACTCCGTCACGCTCGTCCACAAGGGCAACATCATGAAGTTCACCGAGGGTGCCTTCCGTGACTGGGGCTACGAACTCGCTGAAGAGGAGTTCGGCGACGTCACCATCACCGAGGACGAACTCTGGGAAGAGTACGACGGCGAGAAGCCCGAGGACAAGGTTGTCGTCAAGGACCGCATCGCCGACAACATGCTCCAGCAACTCCTCACCCGCACCGCCGACTACGACGTCATCGCGACGATGAACCTCAACGGCGACTACATGTCCGACGCCGCCGGCGCACAGATTGGTGGCCTCGGCATCGCACCCGGTGCGAACTTCGGTGAAGGTCTCTGTCTCGCCGAACCCGTCCACGGTTCCGCACCCAAGTACGCGGGTCAGGACAAGGTCAACCCGACTGCGATGATTCTCTCCGGCCGTCTCATGTTCGAGTACATGGGCTGGAAGGACGCCGGCAAACTCATCCGCGACGCCGTCGAGAAGACCATCTCCGAGGGCGACGTCACGTACGACCTTCACCGCCAGATCGAAGGCGGTACCAAACTCGCCACGAGCGAGTACGCCGACAAGGTCGTCGAGAACATTCACGAACTGGCGTAA
- a CDS encoding DUF5817 domain-containing protein, which produces MYAVVGCTDCANMWLLSNPQESKTATCPRCGTRHQTKRLRRFFESEDRDAARQARAALLAKKHGDSEAFAQVAHVSELDRQVDESGIDDREYLEESGLDADKVFDAGEQAKHGRAASSGSVDRVTAVKDAVRNGDRPTEDEIVAAVSEQGVPDEKARDVLERLRRRGEVSESGGRYRVL; this is translated from the coding sequence ATGTACGCGGTGGTCGGGTGTACGGACTGTGCGAACATGTGGTTGCTCTCGAACCCACAGGAGTCGAAGACGGCGACGTGCCCGCGGTGCGGCACGCGACACCAGACGAAGAGACTTCGGCGGTTCTTCGAGTCGGAAGACCGTGACGCCGCGAGACAGGCGCGGGCGGCGCTCTTGGCGAAGAAACACGGCGACAGCGAGGCGTTCGCGCAGGTGGCACACGTCTCGGAACTCGACAGACAGGTCGACGAGTCGGGTATCGACGACCGCGAGTACCTCGAAGAGTCGGGACTCGACGCCGACAAAGTGTTCGATGCTGGCGAACAGGCGAAACACGGGCGCGCCGCGTCGTCTGGGTCGGTGGACCGCGTGACTGCCGTCAAAGACGCAGTTCGGAACGGCGACAGGCCGACCGAGGACGAAATCGTGGCCGCGGTGAGCGAACAGGGGGTCCCGGACGAAAAAGCCCGCGACGTGCTGGAGAGACTCCGCCGCCGTGGTGAGGTGTCCGAGTCTGGCGGCCGGTACCGCGTCCTCTGA
- a CDS encoding thiamine pyrophosphate-dependent dehydrogenase E1 component subunit alpha codes for MYEQMVTARYYEERLQEEYLVGKQPAFDISAGPIPGELHLAAGHESSGAGVCIHLRDDDTVTAPHRPHHIAIAKGVDLKKMTAEIFGRETGLCRGKGGHMHLFDPDVNFACSGIIAQGCPPAVGAAMAAKKRNTDSVAVAFLGEGAIDQGGFLESLNLAAVQDLPVVFVIEDNDWAISMPKDRVTDVEDGSRRALGFDMPGERVDSDDAVAVYEAAERAIMRARDGNGPSLIEVQVHRRMGHFMGDAEAYRPEADIERAKQRDSIERLADDLRAHGVEDDELDEIRERAHERVDEAIAWAKEQPEPDPSTAYENVFTNPPAQAATDGGANTSDASSDGDEGGDQ; via the coding sequence ATGTACGAGCAGATGGTGACTGCTCGGTACTACGAAGAGCGATTACAGGAGGAGTATCTGGTCGGCAAACAACCGGCGTTCGACATCTCTGCCGGACCGATTCCCGGGGAACTACACCTCGCCGCAGGACACGAGTCTTCGGGTGCTGGGGTCTGTATCCACCTTCGAGACGACGACACGGTGACGGCACCGCACCGACCGCACCACATCGCCATCGCGAAGGGCGTCGACCTGAAGAAGATGACCGCCGAGATATTCGGCCGCGAGACGGGACTGTGCCGCGGGAAGGGAGGCCACATGCACCTGTTCGACCCGGACGTAAACTTCGCGTGTTCGGGTATCATCGCGCAGGGATGTCCGCCAGCAGTCGGCGCTGCGATGGCGGCGAAAAAGCGAAACACGGACTCGGTGGCCGTCGCTTTCCTCGGCGAAGGGGCAATCGACCAAGGTGGGTTCTTGGAGTCGCTCAACCTCGCGGCGGTTCAAGACCTCCCGGTCGTTTTCGTCATCGAAGACAACGATTGGGCGATTAGTATGCCGAAAGACCGCGTGACGGACGTGGAAGACGGGTCTCGACGCGCGTTGGGATTCGACATGCCCGGAGAGCGAGTCGATTCCGACGACGCCGTCGCCGTCTACGAGGCGGCGGAGAGAGCCATCATGCGTGCCCGCGACGGCAACGGGCCGTCGCTCATCGAGGTGCAGGTCCACCGTCGGATGGGTCACTTCATGGGTGACGCCGAGGCCTACCGGCCAGAAGCGGACATCGAACGCGCCAAACAGCGCGACTCTATCGAGCGACTGGCCGACGACCTGCGAGCACACGGCGTGGAAGACGACGAACTCGACGAGATTCGAGAACGTGCGCACGAACGAGTCGACGAGGCTATCGCGTGGGCCAAAGAGCAACCGGAACCAGACCCGTCGACGGCGTACGAGAACGTCTTTACGAACCCGCCAGCACAGGCGGCGACTGACGGTGGTGCGAACACGTCGGATGCGTCGTCCGATGGCGACGAGGGAGGTGACCAATAA
- a CDS encoding CPBP family intramembrane glutamic endopeptidase encodes MVAIALGISFESATGLVLLLAGLAGPGIAGIGFTYLVYGEEGRRDFWRRLTDVSRIGVKWFLVILFLPLAINLVGAVADILLGGTGATWSEGVRGFAVSPLAILPAIFFATLPPFVEELGWRGYVLDRLQLRWNALTASVILGIVWAVWHLPLFFVDGTYQSGLGVGTLEFWTFMVGVVGLSGAFSWVFNNTTRSTLAIIILHGMVNFTGEIIAVTPRADAIATVSWVGLVVVLALVWGAKTMTSADEVPRPPPVAVKR; translated from the coding sequence TTGGTCGCTATCGCACTCGGCATCTCGTTCGAAAGCGCCACAGGGTTGGTCTTGTTGCTCGCTGGACTCGCCGGCCCGGGTATCGCCGGTATCGGGTTCACGTACCTCGTCTACGGTGAGGAGGGCCGACGGGACTTCTGGAGACGCCTCACGGATGTCAGTCGAATTGGGGTCAAGTGGTTCCTCGTCATCTTGTTCCTCCCACTCGCGATTAACCTCGTGGGAGCAGTAGCGGATATCCTCCTCGGAGGGACCGGTGCAACGTGGAGTGAAGGCGTCAGAGGCTTCGCAGTGAGTCCGCTCGCGATACTTCCGGCGATATTCTTCGCGACGCTTCCACCGTTCGTCGAGGAGTTAGGATGGCGCGGCTACGTGTTAGACCGGCTTCAACTCCGCTGGAACGCCCTGACCGCGAGCGTCATCTTGGGTATCGTGTGGGCGGTGTGGCACCTCCCGTTGTTCTTCGTCGACGGGACGTACCAGTCGGGACTCGGCGTCGGGACACTGGAGTTCTGGACGTTCATGGTCGGGGTCGTCGGCCTCTCCGGGGCGTTTAGCTGGGTGTTCAACAACACTACTCGCAGTACGCTCGCAATCATCATCTTACACGGGATGGTCAACTTCACGGGTGAGATAATCGCGGTCACGCCGCGTGCCGACGCGATTGCGACCGTCTCGTGGGTCGGACTGGTCGTGGTCCTCGCATTGGTCTGGGGCGCGAAGACGATGACCAGCGCGGACGAGGTACCGCGACCACCGCCGGTCGCTGTGAAACGGTAA
- a CDS encoding isoaspartyl peptidase/L-asparaginase: MRIILHGGAGGVPDEPEPRQAVLDDAANRGVAESDPLSAVETAVRVLESDRRFNAGVGGAVQSDGVVRTDAGLMTSDRRAGAAAGMEGVEHAVSVARAVLEDTPHVLLAGDPAVDFAADVGVETGVDLFTDETRERWKAADAPDGSPREHLDWLADRFGGSTSDPTAEASDGQVQSTDLPGHDTVGAVATDGETFAAATSTGGRWFALAGRVGDVPQIGSGFYAAPAGAASTTGAGEDIARVTLARRAVRHLEHGRDAQTAADLAMEEFGELTGSSAGIILLDDEGFGSAFNSDGMQTSTASR; encoded by the coding sequence ATGCGAATTATCCTGCACGGCGGCGCCGGTGGCGTCCCCGACGAACCCGAACCACGACAGGCCGTCCTCGACGACGCCGCAAACCGCGGGGTCGCGGAGTCAGACCCGCTTTCGGCGGTCGAAACCGCGGTCCGCGTCCTCGAATCCGACCGCCGGTTCAACGCGGGTGTCGGCGGCGCGGTGCAATCCGATGGCGTCGTCCGAACCGACGCCGGCCTGATGACGAGTGACCGCCGTGCTGGTGCCGCGGCCGGGATGGAGGGCGTCGAACACGCCGTCTCTGTCGCCCGGGCCGTCCTCGAAGATACACCGCACGTCCTGTTAGCGGGCGACCCTGCGGTCGATTTCGCGGCCGACGTGGGGGTCGAAACCGGTGTCGACCTGTTCACTGACGAGACGCGTGAGCGCTGGAAGGCCGCCGATGCACCGGACGGGTCGCCACGAGAACACCTCGACTGGCTTGCCGACCGATTTGGCGGTAGTACGAGCGACCCCACCGCAGAGGCGAGTGATGGACAGGTGCAGTCGACCGACTTGCCGGGACACGATACAGTCGGTGCCGTCGCAACCGACGGTGAGACGTTCGCGGCCGCGACTTCGACCGGCGGCCGGTGGTTCGCGCTCGCCGGACGCGTCGGCGACGTGCCACAGATTGGCTCCGGGTTCTACGCCGCGCCCGCAGGTGCGGCGTCGACGACCGGCGCTGGCGAGGATATCGCTCGCGTGACGCTCGCCCGCCGAGCAGTTCGCCACCTCGAACACGGCCGTGACGCACAGACTGCCGCAGACCTCGCCATGGAGGAGTTCGGCGAACTCACCGGGTCGTCGGCAGGTATCATCCTCCTCGACGACGAGGGATTCGGGTCGGCGTTCAACTCCGACGGGATGCAGACGAGTACGGCGTCTCGGTAG
- a CDS encoding DsbA family oxidoreductase gives MDDPEADSITVYSDYVCPFCYLGRESLKRYQETRDEALDIDWHPFDLRSQKRRPDGSIDFSVDDGKDEDYYEQAKQGVRRLQDRYDVEMKQEIATDIDSLPAQVASYYVKQHYDNETWLAFDVSIFEALWQEGEDIGDEAVLVELAEEAGVAGDEIRSALDDDTLFDEVREQFAEAQRHGVTGVPTFAYDGYAARGAVPPEHLERLVEGV, from the coding sequence ATGGACGACCCTGAGGCAGACAGTATCACCGTCTACTCCGACTACGTGTGTCCCTTCTGTTATCTCGGACGCGAGTCGCTGAAGCGGTATCAGGAGACACGTGACGAGGCACTCGACATCGACTGGCATCCGTTCGACCTGCGGAGTCAGAAGCGTCGCCCCGACGGAAGCATCGACTTCTCTGTGGACGATGGGAAAGACGAGGACTACTACGAACAGGCGAAACAGGGCGTCCGTCGCCTCCAGGACCGGTACGACGTCGAGATGAAGCAGGAGATTGCAACCGACATCGACTCCCTGCCCGCACAAGTCGCGTCCTACTACGTCAAGCAACACTACGACAACGAGACGTGGCTTGCGTTCGACGTGTCCATCTTCGAGGCACTCTGGCAAGAGGGCGAAGACATCGGAGACGAAGCGGTCCTCGTGGAACTCGCCGAAGAGGCAGGTGTCGCGGGCGACGAGATTCGGTCCGCGTTGGACGACGACACACTCTTCGACGAAGTCCGTGAGCAGTTCGCCGAGGCCCAGCGACACGGCGTCACCGGTGTTCCCACGTTCGCGTACGACGGATACGCCGCCCGGGGAGCAGTGCCGCCGGAGCATCTGGAACGACTCGTCGAAGGAGTCTGA
- the hmgA gene encoding hydroxymethylglutaryl-CoA reductase (NADPH): protein MTDAASLADRVREGELRLHELEAHADADVAAEARRLLVEEQSGASLDAVGNYGFPAEAAETAIENMVGTIQVPLGVAGPVTVNGAAVSEEKYLPLATTEGALLASVNRGCSVINSAGGATARVLKSGMTRAPVFRVADVAEAEALVSWTRDNFEALKEAAEETTNHGELLDVTPYVVGNSVYLRFRYDSKDAMGMNMVTIATEAACDVVESETTGSLVALSGNLCTDKKPAAINAVEGRGRSVTADVRIPRDVVEERLHTTPEAIAELNTRKNLVGSAKAASLGFNAHVANVVAAMFLATGQDEAQVVEGANAITTAEVQDGDLYVSVSLASLEVGTIGGGTKLPTQAEGLDILGIRGGGDPAGSNADALAECIAVGSLAGELSLLSALASRHLSSAHAKLGR, encoded by the coding sequence ATGACAGACGCCGCGTCCCTCGCCGACCGCGTTCGGGAGGGCGAACTCCGCCTCCACGAACTCGAAGCACACGCCGACGCCGACGTCGCCGCCGAAGCACGCCGCCTCCTCGTCGAAGAGCAGTCGGGTGCCTCGCTCGACGCCGTTGGCAACTACGGCTTCCCCGCGGAGGCCGCCGAAACGGCTATCGAGAACATGGTCGGTACCATCCAGGTACCGCTGGGTGTCGCCGGTCCCGTCACCGTGAATGGGGCCGCCGTCTCCGAGGAGAAGTACCTGCCGCTGGCGACGACCGAAGGCGCACTCCTCGCGTCGGTCAACCGCGGGTGTTCGGTCATCAACAGCGCTGGCGGTGCGACCGCGCGTGTTCTCAAGTCCGGGATGACTCGTGCACCAGTCTTCCGCGTCGCCGACGTGGCCGAGGCCGAAGCACTCGTCTCGTGGACCCGCGACAACTTCGAGGCGCTGAAAGAGGCCGCCGAGGAGACGACGAATCACGGCGAACTCCTCGACGTGACGCCGTACGTCGTCGGGAACTCCGTCTACCTGCGGTTCCGGTACGACTCGAAAGACGCGATGGGAATGAACATGGTCACCATCGCCACCGAGGCGGCCTGTGACGTGGTCGAATCCGAGACCACCGGGTCGCTCGTCGCCCTCTCGGGGAATCTCTGTACCGACAAGAAACCCGCCGCCATCAACGCCGTCGAAGGCCGCGGCCGAAGCGTCACCGCCGACGTTCGCATCCCGCGCGACGTCGTCGAAGAACGGCTCCACACCACGCCCGAGGCCATCGCCGAACTCAACACACGCAAGAACCTCGTTGGGTCTGCGAAGGCCGCGAGTCTCGGCTTCAACGCCCACGTCGCCAACGTCGTGGCCGCGATGTTCCTCGCTACCGGGCAGGACGAAGCGCAAGTCGTCGAAGGTGCGAACGCTATCACGACGGCCGAGGTCCAAGACGGCGACCTATACGTGTCGGTGTCGCTCGCCTCACTCGAAGTCGGAACCATCGGTGGCGGGACGAAACTGCCGACGCAGGCCGAAGGCCTCGACATCCTCGGCATCCGTGGCGGTGGCGACCCTGCGGGGTCGAACGCCGACGCCCTCGCCGAGTGTATCGCCGTCGGGTCACTCGCCGGCGAACTCTCGCTCCTCTCTGCGCTCGCGTCGCGGCACCTTTCGAGCGCCCACGCGAAACTCGGTCGGTAA
- a CDS encoding oxidoreductase, whose amino-acid sequence MSDWTADDVPDLSGKTAVVTGANSGIGFEATKLFAEKGAHVVMACRSLDRGNRAMADIRADVPAASLTVAELDLADLDSVHRFADEFADDHGALNVLCNNAGVMAIPRQKTEQGFEMQFGVNHLGHFVLTARLFAHLRDTPGETRIVTVSSGLHERGRMNFDDLHGERGYDEWDAYAQSKLANLLFAFELDRRLTASGIDDVVSVGAHPGYAATNLQLRGPSETGSTARLWMSKLANAVFAQSAEMGSLPLVYAATDPSVESGDYVGPQGLFDMRGYPGPAEPSERARDQETAARLWEVTETLTDTRFRLA is encoded by the coding sequence ATGAGCGACTGGACTGCCGACGACGTACCTGACCTCTCCGGGAAGACTGCCGTCGTCACCGGTGCGAACAGTGGCATCGGGTTCGAAGCGACGAAACTGTTCGCCGAGAAGGGCGCGCACGTCGTCATGGCCTGTCGAAGCCTCGACAGGGGGAACCGGGCGATGGCAGATATCCGGGCCGACGTGCCGGCAGCGTCGCTGACAGTCGCCGAACTCGACCTCGCAGACCTCGATTCGGTTCACCGCTTCGCCGACGAGTTCGCCGACGACCACGGGGCGCTCAACGTCCTCTGTAACAACGCCGGCGTGATGGCGATTCCGCGACAGAAGACCGAACAGGGTTTCGAGATGCAGTTCGGCGTCAACCACCTCGGTCACTTCGTGCTGACCGCCAGACTGTTCGCGCACCTCCGCGACACGCCGGGCGAGACGCGCATCGTCACAGTGTCGAGTGGACTCCACGAACGCGGTCGGATGAACTTCGACGACCTCCACGGCGAACGCGGATACGACGAGTGGGACGCCTACGCCCAGAGCAAACTCGCCAACCTGTTGTTCGCGTTCGAACTCGACCGCCGCCTGACTGCGTCGGGTATCGACGACGTCGTGAGCGTCGGTGCACACCCCGGATACGCCGCGACGAACTTACAACTCCGAGGCCCCTCGGAGACTGGGTCGACCGCCCGGTTGTGGATGAGCAAACTTGCGAACGCCGTCTTCGCCCAGTCCGCTGAGATGGGGTCGCTTCCCCTCGTCTACGCGGCGACCGACCCGTCTGTCGAGAGCGGCGACTACGTCGGTCCGCAGGGTCTCTTCGACATGCGTGGCTATCCGGGGCCAGCAGAACCGAGTGAGCGAGCGAGAGACCAAGAGACGGCCGCGCGACTCTGGGAGGTTACGGAGACGCTGACTGACACCCGATTCCGACTCGCGTAA
- a CDS encoding cupin domain-containing protein, giving the protein MDRISIDDVEPTEAADDVYLALLAGGDEMNVQHFRIEPGASVPVHDHPHEQVGYIVAGELTFVAGDDGEEIVVGPGDSYSLAGGEPHGAENRGDETVVGIDVFSPPRDNPPWMD; this is encoded by the coding sequence ATGGACCGCATCTCCATCGACGACGTTGAACCAACCGAAGCGGCGGACGACGTGTACCTCGCACTCCTCGCTGGCGGCGACGAGATGAACGTTCAGCACTTTCGTATCGAACCCGGCGCGTCGGTTCCAGTTCACGACCACCCGCACGAACAGGTGGGGTACATCGTCGCTGGCGAATTGACCTTCGTTGCGGGCGACGACGGCGAGGAAATCGTCGTCGGCCCCGGCGACTCGTACTCACTCGCGGGTGGCGAACCGCACGGTGCAGAGAACCGTGGCGACGAGACGGTAGTCGGTATCGACGTGTTCTCACCACCCCGAGACAACCCCCCGTGGATGGACTGA
- a CDS encoding lipoyl domain-containing protein — protein MTETADVDSASIWPDDADDVDEGYLANWFVREGSAVDEGETIGEMQVEKVSIDVTAPTNGTVTELVVAEGGEFTRGDVLARIQPSA, from the coding sequence ATGACGGAGACCGCCGATGTCGATTCGGCGTCCATCTGGCCCGACGACGCAGACGACGTAGACGAGGGCTACCTCGCCAACTGGTTCGTCCGCGAAGGGTCCGCCGTCGACGAAGGCGAGACAATCGGCGAGATGCAAGTCGAGAAAGTGAGCATCGACGTGACGGCACCGACGAACGGGACTGTCACCGAACTCGTCGTCGCGGAAGGCGGCGAGTTCACACGCGGCGACGTCCTCGCTCGGATTCAACCGAGCGCCTGA
- a CDS encoding dienelactone hydrolase family protein, which produces MADTTPTPVTIPADGVELEGDLGIPTGASGLVVFAHGSGSSRKSPRNNYVADVIRERGVGTLLFDLLTEEEDQTYETRFDIPLLVERLLSATDWLRGRNDTRDLKIGYFGSSTGAAAALLAAAELGGQTDAVVSRGGRVDLAEERLSDVAAPTMFVVGGADEPVLSLNRDAYESLDCEKSLEVIPGAGHLFEGPGQLEDVADLAADWFETHLE; this is translated from the coding sequence ATGGCTGACACGACACCGACACCGGTCACGATACCCGCCGACGGCGTCGAACTGGAAGGTGACCTCGGGATTCCCACGGGTGCGTCCGGCCTCGTCGTCTTCGCGCACGGCAGTGGAAGCAGTCGAAAGAGTCCACGGAACAACTACGTCGCGGACGTCATCCGTGAACGCGGCGTCGGGACACTCCTATTCGACCTCTTGACCGAAGAAGAAGACCAGACCTACGAGACACGGTTCGACATTCCGTTGCTGGTAGAGCGACTCCTCTCGGCGACCGATTGGCTTCGGGGTCGAAATGACACGCGCGACCTGAAGATTGGGTACTTCGGGTCGAGTACGGGCGCGGCGGCGGCACTGCTCGCGGCGGCGGAACTCGGTGGCCAGACCGACGCCGTCGTCTCTCGGGGTGGTCGCGTCGACCTCGCCGAAGAGCGTCTCTCAGACGTGGCCGCACCGACGATGTTCGTCGTCGGTGGCGCTGACGAACCCGTCCTCAGTCTCAACCGCGACGCGTACGAGAGCCTCGACTGCGAAAAGTCACTGGAGGTGATTCCGGGTGCAGGTCACCTGTTCGAAGGCCCGGGACAACTGGAGGACGTTGCCGACCTCGCGGCCGACTGGTTCGAGACGCACCTCGAGTGA